In Methylocystis echinoides, one genomic interval encodes:
- a CDS encoding oligosaccharide flippase family protein produces MEMMAPFLLNSLMNFAVALMVAKALGPSEYGRFMLALAVAVVFQTLVFDWLRLAATRFYAERDRHERPEIRSTLDAAFAALAGFAVLLSFSLWILRPCLPLAPDLAALAVGASLSNASFDVSAALLRARFQNRAYGALVIAKNGLALIFTVGGAFVFRSAEAALIGMMASVAGAVVVARRTLIDPGTSFHKAEAARLRRYLAYGLPIILAAVLYQSVPLANRALLSRLDGFAEVGLLSLAFETGVRVVGAVGSAIDVVLFQIAVHRETTLGADAGRAQISRNLGVVFALLLPAVAGAWLILPSFEALFAPRAFHGAFAAYFALMTPAFFAFGMLNYGVATAFQLAHRLAPLVIAALVAVIANLLSLALLPPAPGAARFAAAQSISSMSGLIALVTMLFLLEPVWPRARDIFGAIAATAVMIGAGLPLRALPPGATTLSLQLVVGAGVYGALAFAFDIGGLRSVIGLPLSALRRRRKA; encoded by the coding sequence ATGGAGATGATGGCGCCCTTTCTTCTCAACAGCCTGATGAACTTCGCCGTCGCCCTGATGGTGGCGAAGGCGCTGGGACCATCCGAATATGGCCGCTTCATGCTGGCGCTGGCCGTCGCGGTCGTTTTTCAGACGCTCGTTTTCGACTGGCTGCGCCTCGCCGCGACGCGCTTTTACGCCGAGCGCGACCGACACGAACGCCCCGAGATTCGTTCGACGCTCGACGCCGCCTTCGCGGCGCTCGCCGGTTTCGCCGTTCTTCTCTCCTTTTCGCTGTGGATTTTGCGCCCCTGCCTGCCGCTTGCGCCCGATCTCGCGGCGCTCGCCGTGGGCGCCTCGCTTTCCAACGCCTCGTTCGACGTCTCGGCCGCTCTTCTACGCGCCCGCTTCCAAAACCGCGCCTATGGGGCCCTGGTGATCGCCAAGAACGGCCTGGCGTTGATTTTCACGGTCGGCGGGGCCTTCGTCTTTCGCTCCGCCGAAGCGGCGCTCATCGGCATGATGGCGTCGGTCGCCGGCGCCGTCGTCGTCGCTCGCCGCACCCTCATCGATCCGGGAACGAGCTTTCACAAGGCCGAGGCCGCGCGCCTGCGGCGCTATCTTGCTTATGGGCTGCCAATCATACTCGCGGCCGTGCTCTATCAGAGCGTGCCGCTCGCCAACCGCGCGCTGCTTTCGCGCCTCGACGGCTTTGCGGAAGTGGGGCTTCTGTCGCTCGCCTTCGAGACGGGGGTCCGCGTCGTCGGCGCGGTCGGCTCCGCGATCGACGTCGTCTTGTTTCAGATTGCGGTGCATCGGGAGACGACGCTCGGCGCGGACGCGGGGCGCGCGCAGATTTCGCGCAATCTCGGCGTCGTCTTCGCCCTGCTGCTGCCGGCGGTCGCGGGCGCCTGGCTCATTCTGCCGAGCTTCGAGGCGCTGTTCGCGCCGCGGGCGTTCCATGGGGCCTTCGCCGCCTATTTCGCCCTGATGACGCCCGCCTTCTTCGCTTTCGGCATGCTGAATTACGGCGTCGCCACCGCCTTTCAGCTCGCGCATCGTCTCGCGCCGCTCGTCATTGCGGCGCTCGTCGCGGTGATCGCCAACCTCCTGTCCCTCGCGCTCTTGCCGCCGGCGCCGGGCGCCGCGCGCTTCGCCGCGGCGCAATCCATTTCGAGCATGAGCGGGCTCATCGCTCTGGTGACGATGCTCTTTCTGCTCGAGCCCGTGTGGCCGCGCGCGCGAGACATTTTCGGCGCGATCGCCGCGACTGCGGTCATGATCGGCGCGGGCTTGCCGCTACGCGCCTTGCCGCCCGGGGCCACGACTCTCTCCCTCCAACTCGTCGTGGGCGCGGGCGTGTATGGCGCGCTCGCTTTCGCCTTCGACATCGGCGGCCTTCGCAGCGTCATTGGCCTGCCGCTCTCGGCGCTCCGCAGACGCCGCAAGGCTTAG
- a CDS encoding RDD family protein: MSGDFRGDYPGGAPYSRPQPQAPYIPAAALEGVRTRRIMAVGLDLILVSGLSVALFFALFILSFGMSALLLPPIFPLVAFFYNGLTVSGWRMATPGMAFMDLEMRTMQGAPVPFLQAAVHAVLFYVTWMFPPLFLTSFVTRDKRCLHDILADVIVLRRSA; this comes from the coding sequence ATGAGCGGCGACTTTCGTGGGGATTACCCGGGCGGCGCGCCCTATTCGCGCCCGCAGCCTCAGGCCCCCTACATCCCGGCGGCGGCGCTCGAGGGCGTGCGCACGCGCCGGATCATGGCCGTGGGCCTGGATCTGATCCTGGTCTCGGGACTCTCGGTGGCGCTGTTCTTCGCGCTCTTCATCCTGAGCTTCGGCATGTCGGCGCTGCTGCTGCCGCCGATCTTCCCGCTCGTCGCGTTCTTCTATAACGGGCTCACCGTTTCGGGCTGGCGCATGGCGACGCCCGGCATGGCGTTCATGGATCTGGAAATGCGCACCATGCAGGGCGCGCCGGTTCCCTTCCTGCAGGCGGCGGTCCACGCCGTGCTTTTCTACGTGACGTGGATGTTTCCGCCTCTGTTCCTGACCTCTTTCGTGACCCGCGACAAACGCTGCCTCCATGACATTTTGGCGGATGTGATCGTTTTGAGGCGCTCGGCCTGA
- the mgtA gene encoding magnesium-translocating P-type ATPase: protein MNFRPHEDKAARARLVQASSVSLDALFRKLRASPEGLSETEAARRLKRFGPNRVAREAAGGALRLLARHVFNPLNGLLLTLAAASFALSDQRAAIVISAIVVLSVLLAFVQEHRSNSAAAKLRAMVRTHVSVRRPDSGGDPFVETSLEALVPGDIVRLAAGDMIPADVRLIEAKDLFINQSALTGESMPVEKFAAAAQAHEPFEASCLAFMGSNVVSGYGEAVVLVTGAGTLFGEIADRIAEADDSTAFDESVKKFTLLMISFMAVMAPAVFFINGYFKGDWLAAFLFAISVAVGLTPEMLPMIVTVNLAKGAMAISREKVIVKRLNAIQNFGAMDVLCTDKTGTLTQDRIILKRHLDIYGQNFDRVLEFAYLNSHFQSGLRNLLDVAVLQHAEIEERLAPRHSFKKIDEIAFDFDRRRLSVVVDSDDGQRLLICKGAVEEIFAVASWFETAEASGALDPSHLETAQRETAELNADGFRVIAVAYRTVPPQQSVFTAADERELTLLGYIAFLDPPKESAARAIADLRKGGVAVKILTGDNDIVTRKVCRDVGLDIDVLLLGADLDAMDDAALAACVSNVTVFAKLSPPQKARVVAALRRQGHVVGYLGDGINDGPALKAGDVGISVDTAVDIARESADIILLEKSLAVLNDGVLEGRKVFANILKYVRMGASSNFGNMFSVLGASVFLPFLPMTPIQILTNSLLYDFSQTAIPTDNVDEEFLARPRKWDIGGIAKFMLYLGPVSSIFDYATFILMLVAFNAWEKPQLFQTGWFVESLFTQTLIIHIIRTRKIPFIESRASNALLLTTIVVCLIGASLPYSPLAAIFGFTPLPWSYWPAIGLFLLGYAILAHFAKTAFFEQFSDD, encoded by the coding sequence ATGAATTTTCGCCCCCATGAAGACAAAGCCGCGCGCGCAAGGCTCGTCCAAGCCTCCTCGGTCAGTCTCGACGCGCTGTTCCGCAAGCTGCGCGCCTCCCCGGAAGGGCTTTCGGAGACCGAGGCGGCGCGGCGGCTGAAGCGCTTCGGGCCGAATCGCGTCGCGCGCGAGGCGGCGGGCGGCGCCCTGCGCCTCTTGGCGCGGCATGTCTTCAATCCGTTGAACGGTCTGCTGCTGACGCTCGCCGCCGCCTCCTTCGCGCTGAGCGACCAGCGCGCCGCGATTGTCATTTCGGCGATCGTCGTGCTCAGCGTGCTGCTGGCCTTCGTGCAGGAGCATCGCTCCAACTCGGCTGCGGCAAAACTCCGCGCCATGGTGCGCACCCACGTTTCCGTGCGTCGCCCCGACTCCGGCGGCGACCCCTTCGTCGAAACGTCGCTCGAAGCGCTCGTCCCCGGCGACATCGTGCGCCTCGCGGCGGGCGACATGATCCCCGCCGACGTGCGGCTTATCGAAGCGAAGGATCTCTTCATCAATCAATCGGCGCTCACCGGCGAGTCAATGCCGGTCGAAAAATTCGCCGCGGCCGCGCAGGCGCATGAGCCTTTCGAGGCCTCCTGTCTCGCCTTCATGGGCTCCAATGTGGTGAGCGGCTATGGCGAGGCGGTCGTTCTCGTCACGGGGGCGGGCACGCTTTTCGGCGAGATCGCCGACCGGATCGCTGAAGCGGACGACTCGACCGCCTTCGACGAAAGCGTGAAGAAGTTCACCCTTCTGATGATCAGCTTCATGGCGGTGATGGCGCCGGCCGTGTTTTTCATCAACGGCTATTTCAAGGGGGACTGGCTCGCGGCGTTTCTCTTCGCCATTTCCGTCGCCGTCGGCCTCACGCCGGAAATGCTGCCGATGATCGTCACGGTCAATCTCGCCAAGGGCGCCATGGCCATTTCGCGCGAAAAGGTCATTGTCAAGCGCTTGAACGCCATCCAGAACTTCGGCGCCATGGACGTGCTCTGCACCGACAAGACCGGCACGCTCACCCAGGACCGCATCATCCTCAAGCGCCATCTCGACATCTACGGCCAGAATTTCGACCGGGTGCTGGAGTTCGCCTATCTCAACAGCCATTTCCAGTCGGGGCTTCGCAATCTGCTCGACGTCGCGGTTCTTCAGCACGCGGAGATCGAGGAAAGGCTCGCGCCTCGCCATAGTTTCAAAAAGATCGACGAAATTGCTTTCGACTTCGACCGTCGCCGCCTCTCGGTCGTGGTCGATAGCGACGACGGCCAACGCCTGCTGATCTGCAAGGGCGCGGTCGAAGAGATCTTCGCCGTCGCCAGCTGGTTCGAGACCGCGGAGGCAAGCGGCGCCCTCGATCCTTCACATCTCGAAACCGCCCAGCGCGAGACGGCCGAACTCAACGCCGACGGCTTTCGCGTGATCGCGGTCGCCTATCGCACGGTTCCGCCGCAGCAGTCGGTCTTCACGGCGGCGGACGAGAGAGAGCTGACGCTTCTCGGCTATATCGCATTTCTCGACCCGCCGAAGGAGAGCGCCGCGCGCGCCATCGCCGATCTGCGCAAGGGCGGCGTCGCCGTGAAGATTCTTACCGGCGACAATGACATCGTCACGCGCAAGGTCTGCCGGGACGTCGGCCTCGACATCGACGTCCTGCTGCTCGGCGCCGACCTCGACGCGATGGACGACGCCGCGCTCGCCGCCTGCGTTTCTAACGTGACGGTCTTCGCCAAGCTGTCGCCGCCGCAGAAGGCGCGCGTCGTCGCGGCGCTGCGCAGACAAGGCCATGTCGTCGGCTATCTCGGCGACGGGATCAATGACGGCCCGGCGTTGAAAGCCGGCGACGTCGGCATCTCGGTCGATACGGCGGTCGACATCGCCCGCGAATCCGCCGATATTATTCTGCTCGAAAAGAGCCTCGCCGTGCTGAACGACGGCGTGCTCGAGGGCCGCAAGGTCTTCGCCAATATCCTCAAATATGTGCGCATGGGCGCAAGCTCGAATTTCGGCAATATGTTCAGCGTGCTCGGCGCGAGCGTCTTCCTGCCCTTCCTGCCGATGACGCCGATCCAGATTCTGACGAATAGCCTGCTTTACGATTTCTCCCAGACGGCCATCCCGACCGATAACGTCGACGAGGAATTTCTGGCGCGCCCGCGAAAATGGGACATTGGCGGCATCGCCAAATTCATGCTCTATCTCGGGCCGGTGAGTTCGATCTTCGACTATGCGACCTTCATCCTGATGCTCGTCGCTTTCAACGCGTGGGAAAAGCCCCAGCTCTTTCAAACCGGCTGGTTTGTCGAATCGCTCTTCACCCAGACGCTCATCATTCACATCATCCGCACGCGCAAGATCCCGTTCATCGAGAGCCGGGCGAGCAATGCGCTGCTGCTCACGACGATCGTCGTCTGCCTGATTGGCGCGAGCCTTCCCTATTCGCCTCTGGCCGCAATCTTTGGCTTTACGCCCCTGCCCTGGTCTTATTGGCCGGCGATCGGTCTCTTCTTGCTCGGCTACGCCATCCTCGCGCATTTCGCCAAGACCGCCTTTTTCGAGCAATTCAGCGATGACTGA
- a CDS encoding murein L,D-transpeptidase: MPILPLSLTLALGAALPALAETGQAEWAQRYDADARLTVSRSTTPILSEQTVAATEAAIERYRQIVETGGWPAVPNQTLRLGSNGAAVSALRRRLIVSGDIGAETGTSPIFDSYVEAGVRRFQARHGIIETGVVNQQTLAALNVPAETRLRQLETNLVRLRSFSHELGARYVTANIPAAQVETVENGQVVTHHIAGVGKIDRQSPVMQTKAYQVNFNPFWTVPASVIRKDLIPKMQADPNYLHDNHIRVYNKEGQELQPEQINWRSLDALNYKFRQDIGGDFNSLGVVRIDIANPYGVYMHDTPAKGVFGDDFRFVSSGCIRLQNVRDYVAFLLRETPGWDRDAIDRAIASGERIDVKINPAVPVYWVYITAWGTPDGVTQFREDIYQRDGLNTAQIQAPDYSQAQTPAPTPVAQQAAAPRGGRLLPRDEEN; encoded by the coding sequence ATACCGATTTTGCCGCTTTCTCTTACGCTTGCGCTGGGCGCGGCGCTGCCCGCGCTGGCCGAGACCGGACAGGCCGAATGGGCCCAGCGCTACGACGCCGACGCGCGTCTGACGGTGTCGCGCTCGACGACGCCCATTCTTTCTGAACAGACGGTCGCGGCGACCGAGGCCGCGATCGAGCGCTACCGCCAGATCGTCGAGACGGGCGGCTGGCCGGCGGTGCCCAATCAGACCTTGCGGCTCGGCTCCAACGGCGCGGCCGTTTCGGCGCTGCGCCGTCGCCTGATCGTCTCCGGCGACATTGGCGCCGAGACCGGCACGAGCCCGATTTTCGATTCTTACGTCGAGGCCGGCGTGCGCCGTTTTCAGGCCCGCCACGGCATCATCGAGACCGGCGTCGTCAACCAGCAGACGCTCGCGGCGCTGAACGTTCCCGCCGAAACCCGCCTGCGCCAGCTCGAGACCAATCTTGTGCGCCTGCGCAGCTTCTCGCACGAGCTCGGGGCGCGTTACGTCACCGCCAACATTCCGGCGGCGCAGGTCGAGACGGTCGAGAACGGACAGGTCGTCACCCACCACATCGCCGGCGTCGGCAAGATCGACCGTCAATCCCCGGTGATGCAGACCAAGGCCTATCAGGTCAATTTCAACCCGTTCTGGACCGTGCCCGCCTCGGTGATCCGCAAGGATCTCATCCCCAAGATGCAGGCCGACCCCAACTATCTGCACGACAACCACATCCGCGTTTACAACAAGGAAGGCCAGGAGCTGCAGCCGGAGCAGATCAACTGGCGCTCGCTCGACGCGCTCAATTACAAGTTCCGCCAGGACATCGGCGGCGACTTCAACTCGCTCGGCGTGGTGCGCATCGACATCGCCAATCCTTACGGCGTCTATATGCACGACACGCCGGCCAAGGGCGTCTTCGGCGACGATTTCCGCTTCGTCTCGTCGGGCTGCATCCGCCTCCAGAACGTGCGCGACTATGTGGCCTTCCTGCTGCGCGAGACGCCGGGCTGGGACCGCGACGCCATCGACCGCGCTATCGCCTCGGGCGAGCGCATCGACGTCAAGATCAACCCGGCGGTCCCGGTCTATTGGGTCTATATCACCGCCTGGGGCACGCCCGACGGCGTCACCCAGTTCCGCGAGGACATTTATCAGCGCGACGGGCTGAACACGGCGCAAATCCAGGCGCCCGACTATTCTCAGGCGCAGACGCCGGCGCCGACGCCGGTCGCGCAGCAGGCGGCGGCCCCGCGCGGCGGACGGCTGCTGCCGCGCGACGAAGAGAACTGA
- a CDS encoding outer membrane beta-barrel protein, whose product MPPQHPRSRMAVAALCAASTALAGTAAAASTAARARTDEPVSIPAQPAPLLRGPIRESDPPVSTAANFGKPRPPLPKPYPPPRVAYPPVFSPKNPLPPLEPYRTSYAARQSLRQRPATARAAPAPTVATSPAPKAGRPKPGREQNPFDPLGVPVGSTLIFPYVQASSGYDDNPNRIAPGYNHRPSPFVRGEGGVKVKSDWDRHSLEGELRGGYSEYFNYASASRPDATGESAARYDVTRDLAIDLRSRMSLDTLRPGAPTLASGEPRVYVINRPVVLGFGTQAGPTLKLGRFAVSLRGTYDRVWYQNAQYSDGSTFNLASTSYNGYGVLARVAYEATPDLKPFVEGTIDRRVHDSPVDPNGFYRDSKGYILRGGADVNVTSLVRGEISGGYGQRDYVDPRLPPLRGPVIDAALIYTPSALTTVTLRGTTSMNETTLAYASGALSRAISATLSHDLLRNLNVTLTGAYFVNNYQGTDVRERGANLGAKLEYKVTRSVSLRASYMHELLDSSFPNADYTANVYLVGLRFQL is encoded by the coding sequence GTGCCGCCTCAACACCCGCGCAGCCGGATGGCCGTCGCCGCGCTCTGCGCGGCGTCGACGGCGCTCGCCGGGACAGCGGCGGCGGCGTCAACCGCGGCGCGGGCGCGGACCGACGAGCCCGTCTCGATCCCGGCGCAGCCTGCGCCGCTGCTGCGCGGCCCCATCCGGGAAAGCGATCCGCCCGTCTCCACCGCCGCCAACTTCGGCAAGCCGCGCCCGCCCCTCCCCAAGCCTTATCCGCCGCCCCGCGTCGCCTATCCGCCGGTCTTCTCGCCCAAAAATCCGCTGCCGCCGCTCGAGCCCTATCGAACCTCCTATGCCGCGCGGCAGAGCCTGCGGCAGCGCCCGGCGACGGCGCGCGCCGCGCCGGCCCCGACCGTTGCGACGTCGCCCGCCCCCAAGGCCGGGAGGCCGAAGCCCGGACGGGAGCAGAACCCGTTCGACCCGCTCGGCGTCCCGGTGGGATCGACCCTGATTTTCCCATACGTCCAGGCGAGCAGCGGCTATGACGACAATCCCAACCGCATCGCCCCCGGCTATAATCACAGGCCGTCGCCGTTCGTGCGCGGCGAGGGCGGCGTGAAGGTCAAATCCGACTGGGACCGCCATAGTCTCGAAGGCGAACTGCGCGGCGGCTACTCGGAATATTTCAACTATGCCAGCGCCAGCCGACCGGACGCGACTGGCGAGTCGGCGGCGCGCTACGACGTGACCCGGGACCTCGCCATCGACCTGCGCAGTCGCATGTCGCTCGACACCCTGCGCCCCGGCGCGCCGACGCTCGCGTCGGGCGAGCCCAGAGTCTATGTGATCAACCGCCCGGTGGTTCTGGGTTTCGGGACGCAGGCGGGGCCGACGCTCAAACTCGGGCGGTTCGCTGTCTCGCTGCGCGGAACCTATGACCGGGTCTGGTACCAGAACGCGCAATATTCCGACGGCTCCACCTTCAATCTGGCGAGCACGAGCTACAATGGTTACGGCGTCCTGGCGCGCGTCGCCTATGAGGCGACGCCCGACCTCAAGCCCTTCGTCGAGGGAACGATCGACCGGCGCGTGCACGATTCCCCCGTCGACCCCAATGGATTCTATCGCGACAGCAAAGGCTACATCCTGCGCGGCGGCGCCGACGTCAATGTCACGTCGCTCGTCAGGGGAGAGATCTCCGGCGGCTACGGGCAACGCGACTATGTCGATCCACGCCTGCCGCCGCTTCGCGGGCCGGTGATCGACGCCGCGCTGATTTACACGCCCTCGGCGTTGACGACCGTGACCCTGCGCGGGACCACGAGCATGAACGAAACGACTCTCGCCTATGCGAGCGGCGCGCTCTCTCGCGCGATCAGCGCCACCCTCTCGCACGACCTCCTGCGCAATCTCAACGTCACGCTCACCGGCGCTTATTTTGTCAACAACTACCAGGGAACGGATGTGCGCGAACGCGGCGCCAATCTCGGCGCGAAGCTCGAATACAAGGTGACCCGCAGCGTCTCGCTTCGCGCCAGCTACATGCACGAGCTGCTCGACAGCTCCTTCCCCAACGCCGACTACACGGCGAATGTCTATCTCGTCGGCCTGAGATTCCAGCTTTGA
- a CDS encoding DUF2312 domain-containing protein has translation MDTNAVDGGHLLAFIERIEKLEEEKRAISDDIKDVYAEAKGTGFDPKVMRKIVSLRRQDKHKREEEEEILGLYLSALGME, from the coding sequence ATGGACACCAACGCCGTCGACGGCGGCCATCTGCTCGCCTTCATCGAGCGAATCGAAAAGCTCGAGGAGGAAAAACGCGCCATCTCGGACGACATCAAGGATGTTTACGCCGAGGCGAAAGGCACGGGCTTCGACCCGAAGGTGATGCGCAAGATCGTGTCGCTGCGCCGGCAGGACAAGCACAAGCGCGAGGAAGAAGAAGAGATTCTCGGTCTTTACCTCTCCGCCCTCGGCATGGAGTAG
- a CDS encoding NAD(P)/FAD-dependent oxidoreductase: MTFTDRPPRVIIIGGGFAGIAAAQALKGSGARILLLDSQNHHCFQPLLYQVATAALAGPDVAWPIRYVMRGRPDVTVLMLAVEGIDTARKTVKTRVVDIAYDFLIIATGAAHSYFGHDDWARLAPGLKSIDDATLIRSRLLAAFEQAEASVDPLARARLLTFVIVGGGPTGVELAGAISELARRTLPPEFHRVDPARARILLLEAGPRLLSAFPERLSTYARRALERMGVEVRTEAAVAEVRPAGAVAAGEEIPAGVVLWAAGVRASPAANWLGVAGDDAGRIPVGPELTVAGFPDVYVVGDLAHVTGPDGVSVPALAASAKQMGWYAGRAIRRRLRGERPRKPFRYRDHGNLATIGRKSAIVKLGRLELTGFVGWLFWSVVHVYFLVNLRSRLFVAISWIAAYFTFHRGARLITR; encoded by the coding sequence ATGACCTTTACCGACCGCCCGCCCCGCGTCATCATTATCGGCGGCGGGTTCGCGGGAATCGCCGCGGCGCAGGCCCTGAAGGGGAGCGGCGCCAGGATCCTGCTGCTCGACAGCCAGAACCACCATTGTTTCCAGCCCCTGCTCTATCAGGTCGCGACGGCCGCCCTCGCCGGGCCCGACGTCGCTTGGCCGATCCGCTATGTAATGCGAGGGCGTCCGGACGTCACCGTGCTGATGCTCGCCGTCGAAGGGATCGATACGGCGCGAAAGACCGTCAAGACCCGCGTGGTCGACATCGCCTATGACTTTCTGATTATCGCGACCGGCGCCGCCCATTCCTATTTCGGCCACGACGACTGGGCGCGGCTCGCGCCGGGCTTGAAATCAATCGACGACGCGACGCTGATCCGCAGCCGCCTGCTTGCGGCCTTTGAACAGGCGGAAGCGAGCGTCGACCCGCTGGCGCGGGCGCGGCTCTTGACCTTCGTCATCGTCGGCGGCGGACCGACGGGAGTGGAGCTCGCCGGCGCCATCTCAGAGCTGGCGCGACGAACCCTGCCCCCGGAGTTCCATCGCGTCGACCCGGCGCGGGCGCGCATCCTCCTGCTGGAGGCGGGACCGCGGCTCCTCTCCGCCTTCCCCGAGCGGCTGTCGACCTATGCCCGCCGCGCGCTCGAACGCATGGGCGTCGAGGTGCGGACGGAAGCCGCCGTGGCCGAGGTGCGCCCCGCCGGGGCCGTCGCCGCAGGTGAGGAAATCCCCGCCGGCGTCGTTCTTTGGGCGGCGGGCGTGCGCGCCTCGCCCGCGGCGAACTGGCTCGGCGTCGCGGGCGATGACGCCGGGCGCATTCCGGTAGGACCCGAGCTGACGGTCGCGGGATTCCCCGACGTCTATGTCGTCGGCGATCTCGCCCATGTCACGGGACCGGACGGGGTTTCCGTCCCGGCGCTCGCGGCCTCGGCCAAGCAGATGGGCTGGTACGCCGGCCGCGCCATCCGCCGTCGCCTGCGCGGCGAGAGGCCCAGAAAGCCGTTCCGCTACCGCGATCATGGAAATCTCGCGACGATCGGCCGAAAGTCCGCCATTGTGAAGCTCGGGCGCCTCGAGCTGACGGGTTTCGTGGGGTGGCTCTTCTGGAGCGTCGTCCACGTCTATTTTCTGGTCAATCTGCGCAGCCGGCTGTTCGTGGCGATCAGCTGGATCGCCGCCTATTTCACTTTCCACCGGGGCGCGCGGCTCATTACGCGGTAG
- a CDS encoding arginyltransferase codes for MTREPRDAPQFYLTSPAPCPYLPGRAERKVFTHLIGLRAPALNDSLTQAGFRRSQTIAYRPACEHCRACVSVRVKIADFIVSRGLRRVQRRNADVMGEARPARATPEQYALFRRYVGARHADGGMADMSMVDYQMMIEDSHVDTRLIEYRLPADAPGADADRLVACCLTDRLADGLSMVYSFYEPDFEPRSLGAFMILDHMRRAEAAGLPHLYLGYWVEGSRKMAYKARFLPQERLGPEGWTRIG; via the coding sequence GTGACCAGAGAACCTCGTGATGCGCCACAATTTTACCTCACCTCGCCGGCGCCCTGCCCCTATCTGCCGGGCCGGGCGGAGCGCAAGGTGTTCACGCATCTCATCGGGCTGCGGGCTCCTGCGCTCAATGATTCTCTGACCCAGGCGGGCTTCCGTCGTTCGCAGACCATCGCCTATCGGCCGGCCTGCGAACATTGCCGGGCCTGCGTCTCGGTCAGGGTCAAGATTGCCGACTTCATCGTCTCGCGCGGCCTGCGCCGCGTGCAGCGGCGCAACGCCGACGTCATGGGCGAAGCGCGCCCGGCGCGCGCGACGCCCGAGCAATATGCGCTGTTCCGGCGCTATGTCGGCGCGCGCCACGCCGATGGCGGCATGGCCGACATGAGCATGGTCGATTATCAGATGATGATCGAGGACAGCCATGTGGACACGCGACTCATCGAATATCGGCTGCCGGCCGACGCGCCCGGCGCCGACGCCGACCGCCTCGTCGCCTGCTGCCTGACGGACCGGCTCGCCGACGGCCTGTCCATGGTCTATTCCTTCTACGAGCCCGACTTCGAGCCGCGCTCGCTCGGCGCTTTCATGATTCTCGACCATATGCGCCGGGCCGAGGCCGCGGGGCTGCCGCATCTCTATCTCGGCTATTGGGTCGAGGGCTCGCGCAAGATGGCCTATAAGGCGCGCTTCCTGCCGCAGGAGCGGCTCGGTCCGGAAGGCTGGACGCGGATTGGGTGA
- a CDS encoding LemA family protein: MLVFSIAFALLGVTGAILLNARRRLLALDASCAAAAAEVEVQALRLHALFPALVGLMRAFAPEERVAIDAVALAYAGARRAHSPQAKLFGETRLTDGVHALLGRAQAVPHIHNLEDFRELRQRMDDAERTLAAARRQLKATTDAYNSALGQFPESLFAKRLRLAPRVFYDIGVDEPAEEA, encoded by the coding sequence ATGCTGGTTTTTTCGATTGCATTCGCCTTGCTCGGCGTCACGGGGGCGATTTTGCTGAACGCCCGGCGCCGTCTCCTTGCGCTCGACGCGAGCTGCGCGGCCGCGGCGGCCGAAGTGGAGGTGCAGGCGTTGCGGCTGCACGCGCTGTTTCCGGCGCTCGTCGGCCTGATGCGCGCCTTCGCGCCAGAGGAGCGCGTGGCGATCGACGCCGTCGCTCTGGCCTATGCCGGCGCCCGGCGCGCGCATTCCCCACAAGCCAAGCTCTTCGGCGAAACCCGCCTCACGGACGGCGTCCACGCCCTCCTCGGCCGTGCGCAGGCGGTTCCGCACATCCACAATCTCGAGGATTTTCGGGAGCTTCGGCAGCGGATGGACGACGCCGAGCGCACGCTCGCCGCGGCCCGCCGCCAGCTCAAGGCGACAACCGACGCCTATAATTCGGCGCTCGGCCAATTCCCCGAGAGCCTTTTCGCGAAGCGGCTGCGGCTCGCCCCGCGAGTCTTCTATGACATTGGCGTCGACGAGCCCGCTGAGGAGGCCTAA